The following is a genomic window from Fervidobacterium sp..
TTTCTCTATCTCGTATGTCTTCCATTCACGCACCTCCACGACGTGAAATGTTCTAAGTTTATTGTTTCTTGATTCGTGCCATTCAACCTTGATCGGTACTGCGAATTCTGGTTTTAATTTTCCTTCGGTAATCCAAAATTTAGATTCTTCCACCCTATATATAGATGGATTAGCTACAATTGTCAAAAGAAGTGGCCTATCTGCAACTATGACCTCATCAATAACGCTAAGTTTTTCTATTTCTTTTGTTATTTCATACACTTCATTTCTGAATGGTCTTAAGTTAACTACCGCAATGTTCTTCGAAAGCGGACCAACTATCTTCACATTTGCAATCTCGTTATTTGATGGAAAATATCTTAGTAGAATCTCGTTTGCAAGAGCTGTTGCTTGTCCATGATACGATGGATTTGTCATTGGTTTAAGCAAATGTTTTAATTTGCATCCTTCTCTAAGTGCGTGTTCTCCTATTCTTCTTATTTTTACTCCAAATCTATCGAGTATATTTCTAATCTCATCTTTTTCCAAATCGCCGAGTGGTGCGTACATTCCATTAAATATCCTTAAGCCAGTTTTACCCCATGTGTCCGACGAATTTGAACCAGTTACGACCAAACGTCCATTTGCATATTCAAGTACGCTTTTCATCTTAATTTCCTTTGTACACATATTGCAAGAAGGACCGTACTTCCAAATTTTCTCTTGACCTAAGTTGGTAACAAATGTCAATTTAAAACCGTATTGTTCAGCAAATTCAGAAACTATCTTAATGCTGTTTTCATACGTGTACGGGCCATAGACAACATGAACCAGTTCCACATTTTCTTTACCTACTGCTTCTGCACAAAGCAAAGC
Proteins encoded in this region:
- a CDS encoding 7-cyano-7-deazaguanine synthase; protein product: MYKNVESIIKDIQDTFSQCNQSFVVAFSGGMDSTAAALLCAEAVGKENVELVHVVYGPYTYENSIKIVSEFAEQYGFKLTFVTNLGQEKIWKYGPSCNMCTKEIKMKSVLEYANGRLVVTGSNSSDTWGKTGLRIFNGMYAPLGDLEKDEIRNILDRFGVKIRRIGEHALREGCKLKHLLKPMTNPSYHGQATALANEILLRYFPSNNEIANVKIVGPLSKNIAVVNLRPFRNEVYEITKEIEKLSVIDEVIVADRPLLLTIVANPSIYRVEESKFWITEGKLKPEFAVPIKVEWHESRNNKLRTFHVVEVREWKTYEIEKDEYLENLRKNSDIVSKISCSCSMPSATQVTHTK